The Sesamum indicum cultivar Zhongzhi No. 13 linkage group LG1, S_indicum_v1.0, whole genome shotgun sequence genome includes a window with the following:
- the LOC105174054 gene encoding uncharacterized protein LOC105174054, which yields MKAEDHSDLPHHRHRIHQKRLVALAFKKYSKPAAYLIILLLAYALGYASHSQPRLSQSARDLLDHNNFLGQCSSPVPPANVRQTILHRVFNGTSPWENFPPDHVKNLLFPDWKKGWGSHGAVFENLIRRVRPKTIIEVGSFLGASATHMAELTRKLGLETQIICIDDFRGWPGYYDGGKSLKLVNGDSMLLFQFMKNVVNVRASESIMFLPFSAGTALAGLCDWGVYGDLIEVDAAHDFHSAWADINNAYKVLRSGGVLFGHDYFLEVDNYGVRRAVDLFARLNGFRVDVDGEHWVLASP from the coding sequence ATGAAAGCCGAAGATCATTCAGATCTACCACACCACCGCCACCGGATCCACCAGAAAAGGCTGGTGGCTCTCGCCTTCAAGAAGTACTCCAAACCGGCTGCCTACCTTATCATCCTCCTCTTAGCGTATGCCCTGGGTTATGCATCCCACTCACAACCAAGACTTTCTCAATCGGCCAGGGATTTACTCGACCACAATAATTTCTTAGGCCAGTGCTCCAGCCCAGTCCCCCCTGCCAATGTCCGCCAAACAATCCTTCATCGAGTCTTCAACGGCACCTCTCCTTGGGAAAACTTCCCCCCAGATCACGTAAAGAACCTGTTGTTTCCGGATTGGAAGAAGGGGTGGGGATCACATGGCGCCGTTTTCGAGAACCTGATTCGCCGGGTGCGGCCCAAGACCATCATAGAGGTGGGAAGTTTCCTTGGGGCGTCGGCCACTCACATGGCAGAATTGACCCGGAAGCTGGGGTTGGAGACTCAGATAATCTGCATTGACGACTTTCGAGGTTGGCCCGGGTACTACGACGGTGGAAAGAGCCTGAAATTGGTGAACGGGGACAGTATGCTGTTGTTCCAGTTCATGAAGAACGTGGTCAACGTGAGGGCGTCGGAGTCAATCATGTTTCTGCCATTCTCGGCCGGCACGGCGCTGGCGGGGCTGTGCGACTGGGGGGTTTATGGTGACTTGATAGAAGTAGACGCGGCTCATGACTTTCATTCGGCTTGGGCGGACATTAACAACGCTTACAAGGTTTTGAGGTCTGGTGGTGTTCTTTTCGGGCATGACTATTTCTTGGAGGTTGACAACTATGGCGTTAGAAGGGCTGTCGATTTGTTTGCTCGGCTCAACGGTTTTCGCGTCGACGTTGACGGAGAGCACTGGGTCCTTGCCTCGCCTtga